The following proteins are co-located in the Nocardia bhagyanarayanae genome:
- the rplC gene encoding 50S ribosomal protein L3 translates to MTDNKNRPAAGILGTKLGMTQVFDEKNRVVPVTVVKAGPNVVTQIRTVERDGYSAVQVAFGAIDPRKVNKPTSGQFAKAGVTPRRHVAEIRVADASTFEVGQEISADVFEEGSYVDVTGTSKGKGFAGTMKRHGFRGQGASHGAQAVHRRPGSIGGCATPGRVFKGMRMSGRMGNDRVTTQNLSVHKVDAENGLLLIKGAIPGRKGGVVIVKSAVKGGAHA, encoded by the coding sequence ATGACTGACAACAAGAACCGGCCCGCGGCCGGCATCCTGGGCACCAAGCTCGGCATGACCCAGGTCTTCGACGAGAAGAACCGCGTCGTTCCGGTCACCGTCGTCAAGGCGGGCCCGAACGTGGTCACCCAGATCCGCACGGTGGAGCGCGACGGCTACAGCGCCGTCCAGGTCGCCTTCGGCGCCATCGACCCGCGCAAGGTGAACAAGCCGACCTCCGGCCAGTTCGCCAAGGCCGGCGTCACCCCGCGCCGCCACGTCGCCGAGATCCGGGTCGCGGACGCCTCCACCTTCGAGGTCGGCCAGGAGATCAGCGCCGACGTGTTCGAAGAGGGCAGCTACGTCGACGTCACCGGCACCAGCAAGGGCAAGGGCTTCGCGGGCACCATGAAGCGCCACGGCTTCCGTGGTCAGGGTGCCTCGCACGGTGCGCAGGCCGTGCACCGCCGCCCGGGTTCCATCGGTGGCTGCGCCACCCCCGGCCGCGTGTTCAAGGGCATGCGCATGTCGGGTCGGATGGGTAACGACCGCGTCACCACCCAGAACCTGTCGGTTCACAAGGTGGACGCCGAGAACGGCCTGCTCCTGATCAAGGGTGCGATCCCGGGTCGCAAGGGCGGCGTCGTGATCGTCAAGAGCGCCGTGAAGGGTGGTGCGCACGCATGA
- the rpsJ gene encoding 30S ribosomal protein S10 — MAGQKIRIRLKAYDHEAIDASARKIVETVTRTGARVVGPVPLPTEKNVYCVIRSPHKYKDSREHFEMRTHKRLIDILDPTPKTVDALMRIDLPASVDVNIQ; from the coding sequence GTGGCGGGACAAAAGATCCGCATCAGGCTCAAGGCCTATGACCACGAGGCGATCGATGCGTCTGCGCGCAAGATCGTGGAGACGGTGACCCGCACCGGGGCCCGCGTGGTCGGGCCGGTGCCGTTGCCGACCGAGAAGAACGTGTACTGCGTCATCCGTTCGCCGCACAAGTACAAGGACTCGCGCGAACACTTCGAGATGCGTACGCACAAGCGCCTCATCGACATCCTCGACCCGACGCCGAAGACGGTCGACGCGCTCATGCGCATCGACCTGCCGGCCAGCGTCGACGTCAACATTCAGTGA
- a CDS encoding hotdog fold domain-containing protein, whose product MSKETATLRGWKKLPDNRLGHALFSLGMVARVPYFGTVLPSVVRLEPGLCEVTSPKWFGIHNHLGTFHAIAACNLAEVAMGMLSEATVPTTHRWIPKAMNVQYLAKAETGLRAVAKLPEIPDFARITEGRDLVVPVSIYDKHGVEVVHADITTWVTPC is encoded by the coding sequence ATGAGCAAAGAGACCGCGACTCTGCGCGGGTGGAAGAAGCTGCCGGACAACCGGCTGGGGCACGCGCTGTTCTCGCTGGGAATGGTGGCTCGGGTGCCGTACTTCGGCACGGTGCTGCCCAGCGTCGTGCGGCTGGAGCCGGGACTGTGCGAGGTGACCTCGCCGAAGTGGTTCGGCATCCACAATCACCTCGGGACTTTTCACGCGATCGCGGCGTGCAACCTGGCCGAGGTGGCGATGGGCATGCTGAGCGAGGCCACGGTGCCGACCACGCACCGCTGGATTCCCAAGGCGATGAACGTGCAGTACCTGGCCAAGGCCGAGACGGGACTGCGCGCGGTGGCGAAGCTGCCCGAGATCCCGGATTTCGCGCGGATCACCGAGGGCCGGGACCTGGTGGTGCCGGTGTCGATCTACGACAAGCACGGGGTCGAGGTCGTGCACGCCGACATCACCACCTGGGTGACGCCCTGTTAG
- a CDS encoding lycopene cyclase family protein encodes MSGGAVQAADLCVVGLGPTGRALAHRAMRAGLRVIAIDPRPERLWPPTYSCWVDELPKWLPPSAIGARIEAPTVWTKTEHRIPRPYCVLSKQGLYDALALDDAQVIAARATRVDAHEVELADGTVLRAGAVFDTRGLPALGQRRAASAHGIFVDAETAAPMVAEGEGLLLDWRPENGAGQDAPPSFLYAVPIGDGTVIFEETSLGLRGGMPQHELRERTLNRLAAHGIRLTGAEPSEAAHYPLDQPPPKKGVARAVPFGSRGGMMHPCTGYSVADSLALVDTAVAALQEGRDPIEALWPWRARLVYWMRMRGLWGLGRLTTEQSIAMFEAFFTESERGRRALLSAHDDYAALGAVLFNTVAHTWPFRWRYDLVGWTNRNRWVGYEFAPAREPLSTEIE; translated from the coding sequence ATGAGTGGCGGTGCGGTCCAGGCGGCCGATCTGTGCGTCGTCGGGCTCGGCCCGACCGGACGGGCGCTCGCCCACCGGGCGATGCGGGCCGGGCTGCGGGTGATCGCGATCGACCCGCGACCGGAACGCCTCTGGCCGCCCACCTACTCCTGCTGGGTCGACGAACTGCCGAAGTGGTTGCCGCCCAGCGCGATCGGTGCGCGCATCGAAGCGCCGACGGTGTGGACGAAGACCGAACACCGCATCCCGCGGCCGTATTGCGTGCTGTCCAAGCAGGGTCTGTACGACGCGCTGGCGCTCGACGACGCGCAGGTGATCGCCGCCCGCGCCACCCGCGTCGACGCGCACGAGGTCGAACTCGCCGACGGCACGGTGCTGCGCGCCGGCGCGGTGTTCGACACCCGCGGCCTGCCCGCGCTCGGGCAGCGCAGGGCGGCCAGCGCGCACGGCATCTTCGTCGACGCGGAGACGGCCGCGCCGATGGTCGCCGAGGGCGAGGGGCTGCTGCTGGACTGGCGTCCGGAGAACGGCGCCGGCCAGGACGCGCCGCCGTCGTTCCTCTACGCGGTGCCGATCGGCGACGGCACGGTGATCTTCGAGGAGACCAGCCTCGGCCTGCGCGGCGGCATGCCGCAGCACGAGCTGCGCGAGCGGACGCTGAACCGGCTCGCCGCGCACGGCATTCGGCTCACCGGCGCGGAACCGAGCGAGGCGGCGCACTATCCGCTCGATCAGCCGCCGCCGAAGAAGGGTGTCGCGCGGGCGGTTCCGTTCGGATCGCGCGGCGGCATGATGCACCCCTGCACCGGCTACAGCGTCGCCGATTCGCTCGCCTTGGTCGACACGGCGGTCGCGGCGCTGCAAGAGGGCCGCGACCCGATCGAGGCGCTGTGGCCGTGGCGGGCGCGGCTGGTCTACTGGATGCGCATGCGGGGGCTGTGGGGCCTCGGCAGGCTGACCACCGAGCAGTCGATCGCGATGTTCGAGGCGTTCTTCACCGAGTCGGAACGCGGCAGGCGCGCGCTGCTCTCCGCGCACGACGACTACGCCGCGCTCGGCGCGGTGCTGTTCAACACCGTCGCGCACACCTGGCCGTTCCGCTGGCGCTACGACCTGGTCGGCTGGACGAACCGCAATCGCTGGGTCGGCTACGAGTTCGCCCCGGCGCGCGAGCCACTGAGCACCGAAATCGAGTAG
- a CDS encoding ABC transporter permease, translated as MTVTTESDEKGTEFAPLPTVAPRSEQAIGTWAQHSLLQCKRLLMGWMRDPATTIQTLIYPALTLLMFDVVLGGTITRNTGMDAIYGQVPLITLVAAMSGAVVSALGFKVEKATGLLSRFWTMPMNRAASLTGRLLAEAVRVLITTLFVIAVGMALGFRFGQGPLAGVALICIPVLFGIGFAVLCTALATLTEGVLLVSLITIVNTLLMFFNTGFVPVFAYPTWLQDVVGNQPMSTAIDAMRGLSYGGPVAEPLLKTVAWTVGMVVVFALPAIRGYRRAAETA; from the coding sequence ATGACTGTGACGACGGAGTCCGACGAGAAGGGCACGGAGTTCGCGCCGCTGCCGACGGTGGCTCCACGCTCGGAGCAGGCGATCGGCACCTGGGCGCAGCACAGCCTGTTGCAGTGCAAGCGACTGCTGATGGGCTGGATGCGCGATCCCGCGACCACCATCCAGACGCTGATCTATCCGGCGCTCACCCTGCTGATGTTCGACGTCGTGCTCGGCGGGACCATCACGAGGAACACCGGCATGGACGCCATCTACGGCCAGGTTCCGCTGATCACGTTGGTGGCGGCCATGTCCGGCGCGGTGGTGAGCGCACTCGGTTTCAAGGTGGAGAAGGCCACCGGCCTGCTGAGCCGGTTCTGGACCATGCCGATGAACCGGGCGGCCAGCCTGACTGGACGGCTGCTCGCCGAGGCGGTGCGGGTTCTGATCACCACGCTGTTCGTGATCGCGGTGGGCATGGCGCTCGGCTTCCGCTTCGGCCAGGGGCCGCTGGCGGGGGTGGCGCTGATCTGCATCCCGGTGCTGTTCGGCATCGGCTTCGCGGTGCTGTGCACGGCGCTCGCGACGCTCACCGAGGGCGTGCTGCTGGTCAGCCTGATCACGATCGTCAACACGCTGCTGATGTTCTTCAACACCGGTTTCGTTCCGGTGTTCGCCTACCCGACCTGGTTGCAGGACGTGGTCGGCAATCAGCCGATGAGCACCGCGATCGACGCCATGCGTGGGTTGTCGTACGGCGGGCCGGTCGCCGAACCGCTGTTGAAGACGGTCGCCTGGACCGTCGGAATGGTTGTGGTGTTCGCGTTGCCCGCGATTCGGGGTTACCGCAGAGCGGCCGAAACCGCCTGA
- a CDS encoding ABC transporter permease, with product MTASATEPAAAAELFAELPVARPSSFAQWQALTGRVVKTMATKGELIVAFVTPLVFTLGFYLPLRFVMKLQGIDYAQFVMPIIVLQTMAFTMLSNAQLAAFEAMTGLSSRLQTMPIGTLVPFTSRICAGLVRSVTSLTGAVLFGYLIGFEFSAGFGQAVLFCAFSLAIGTVLAIGADGLGSLTKSPEQLSQALTLPTLIFGMLSCGFVPENSFPEWIQPFVRNQPISQFSFALRDMAGDGVSWGVLWVPLLWLIGLTVVFTPFAVWASVRRS from the coding sequence GTGACCGCGAGCGCCACCGAACCGGCCGCCGCGGCCGAACTCTTCGCCGAGCTACCCGTCGCCCGGCCGTCCTCCTTCGCGCAATGGCAGGCGCTGACCGGTCGCGTGGTGAAGACCATGGCCACCAAGGGCGAGCTGATCGTCGCCTTCGTGACGCCGCTGGTGTTCACCCTCGGCTTCTATCTGCCGCTGCGCTTCGTGATGAAGCTCCAGGGCATCGACTACGCGCAGTTCGTCATGCCGATCATCGTGCTGCAGACCATGGCGTTCACCATGCTCTCCAACGCGCAGCTCGCCGCGTTCGAGGCGATGACCGGCCTGAGCAGCCGCCTGCAGACCATGCCGATCGGCACGCTGGTTCCGTTCACCTCGCGGATCTGCGCGGGCCTCGTCCGTTCGGTCACCTCGCTGACGGGCGCCGTGCTGTTCGGGTACCTGATCGGCTTCGAATTCAGCGCCGGATTCGGCCAAGCCGTGCTGTTCTGCGCGTTCTCCCTGGCCATCGGCACCGTGCTCGCCATCGGCGCCGACGGCCTCGGCAGCCTCACCAAGAGCCCGGAGCAACTCAGTCAGGCGCTGACCCTGCCGACGCTGATCTTCGGCATGCTGTCCTGCGGCTTCGTGCCGGAGAACAGCTTCCCGGAGTGGATCCAGCCGTTCGTGCGCAACCAGCCCATCTCGCAGTTCTCCTTCGCGCTGCGCGACATGGCGGGCGACGGGGTGAGCTGGGGCGTGCTGTGGGTGCCGCTGCTGTGGCTGATCGGGTTGACGGTGGTGTTCACGCCGTTCGCGGTGTGGGCGAGTGTGAGGCGGTCATGA
- a CDS encoding ATP-binding cassette domain-containing protein, producing MPSLNQAESPARQSKATEHEPAVRVEDVRKSFGDVHALQGISFTAEKASVLGILGPNGAGKTTTVKILSTLLRPDSGTAVVAGHDVREDPAGVRRSIMMTGQYAALDENLSGRENLELFGRLMGLGRSAARKRADTLLEEFDLVSAGKRAVRQYSGGMRRRVDIACGLVVRPEVVFLDEPTTGLDPRSRQGVWDLVNVLKEQGITVLLTTQYLEEADVLSDNIIVIDKGTVIAEGTAEELKEKTGGSYCEVVPLDTKQVLTAAYALGDLVPAAVMAELDGSDRLSFPAPHGATTLSEALRRLDSAGVTLADIALRRPSLDDVFLSLTGHSGGHS from the coding sequence ATGCCGAGCTTGAACCAAGCAGAATCGCCGGCACGTCAATCGAAAGCGACGGAGCACGAGCCTGCCGTCCGCGTCGAGGACGTCCGCAAGTCTTTCGGCGACGTGCACGCACTGCAAGGGATCAGCTTCACCGCCGAGAAGGCGAGTGTGCTCGGCATCCTCGGCCCCAACGGCGCGGGCAAGACCACCACGGTCAAGATTCTCTCCACGCTGCTGCGCCCCGACTCGGGCACCGCCGTCGTCGCGGGCCACGACGTGCGCGAGGACCCGGCGGGCGTGCGGCGCTCGATCATGATGACCGGGCAGTACGCCGCGCTGGACGAGAACCTCTCCGGCCGCGAGAACCTCGAACTGTTCGGCAGGCTGATGGGCCTCGGCAGGTCCGCGGCCCGCAAGCGCGCCGACACCCTGCTCGAGGAGTTCGACCTGGTGAGCGCGGGCAAGCGCGCGGTGCGCCAGTACTCCGGCGGTATGCGGCGCCGGGTGGACATCGCCTGCGGTCTGGTCGTGCGTCCCGAGGTGGTGTTCCTCGACGAGCCGACCACCGGTCTGGATCCGCGCAGCCGCCAGGGCGTCTGGGATCTGGTCAACGTGCTCAAGGAGCAGGGCATCACGGTGCTGCTGACCACGCAGTACCTCGAGGAAGCCGACGTGCTCAGCGACAACATCATCGTCATCGACAAGGGCACGGTGATCGCCGAGGGCACCGCCGAGGAACTCAAGGAGAAGACCGGCGGCAGCTACTGCGAGGTGGTTCCGCTCGATACGAAGCAGGTGCTGACCGCCGCGTACGCGCTCGGCGACCTGGTGCCCGCCGCCGTCATGGCCGAACTCGACGGCAGCGACCGGCTCTCGTTCCCGGCCCCGCACGGCGCGACCACCCTGTCGGAGGCGCTGCGGAGGCTCGACAGCGCGGGAGTCACGCTGGCCGACATCGCGTTGCGCAGGCCCTCGCTCGACGACGTCTTCCTCTCCCTCACCGGCCATTCGGGCGGCCACTCGTGA